In the genome of Pseudomonadota bacterium, the window TAACCACATATGGAGTGGGGGGTTGAGCGTAGCTGTGCGAGAGCGTTAGAAGCATTAATAGGAGGGAACTCCAAAAATATTTAGACATAACTTTGAATATAAGATGCCCTAGCGATAAGGTTTATTACCCTATCAGATTGCTGCTTTGTCTAATACTTACGATGCTATAATCGAAGGTTATGTTGCTTGAAGACACCCTCTTGTATGATCTTTTATATGTATCCTGGAGGCGCAAGCTCTGCAAAGAAAACTACCAGCATTAGCGCTAATCAATCAGCGTTCTGAAGGCGCGCGTGCAATCGTCTTTGTAATTATACTTAACTGATTTCGTTGACGTATTCAGGATTGGTAGCTATCGTTCGTCTAATGACCTCCTGGAGTTTTTCACGAAAAATCGCTCTGCGGTACCTATGGAGCAGCCGCTCTGAGGCCTTCATCTCTATTATTACCATCATCTCAGTGCTCGGTGTGGCCATCGGCGTGATGGTTCTTAACATCGTTATGGCGGTGATGACCGGGTTTGAGAGCGAGTTACGCGAGAAGATAGTCGGAACCGATTCCCATATCGTTATTAGTAGTAGGGTCTCCGATCGGATAGATAACTGGCGTGATGTCGCGCGAACGGTTGGTGAGGTTGAGGGGGTTAGCTCTGTTTCGCCCTTTACCTACCAGCAGGTGCTAATTCGCTCTGAATCGCGGGCATCAGGGCTCCTTGTTAGAGGTATTGAGCAAGGCAGCGCCTCCGCCCAACAGATTAGCACCTACCTTGCTCCTAATCAGAGTCTCAAGACCCTTTTTAACCCCCCCGCAGTGACGGTCCTGATGTCCTCAGGCGAGGAGAGCGAGGCGCAGATTCCAGGAATTTTGATCGGGCGATCGTTAGCGCAGAGCTTGGGGGTGTTTGCAGGAACACCGATATCGATCCTCTCACCGCAGGTTAATTCGACACCCTTTGGATTAGTCCCGACCTTTCGACGATTTGTTGTGGTGGGGACATACAGTTCTGGGCTTGTGGAGTATGAGAACGGGGTTGCTTATATCAGTCTGGAGGAGGCTCAAAGGTTCTTCGATCTAAAGGGCGGCGTAACCGGGCTTGAGGTGCGCGTCACTGATGTGAATAAGGCCCCTCTAATCGCTAAGGTAGTGCTTGATAAGCTAGGGGGGGCAGGCGTGAACTACGTTGTACGTGACTGGACCGCAACAAATAAGCCCCTATGGGATGCGATACAACTTGAAAAACGGGTTTATTTTATCGTACTTCTTCTGATTATCGTAATGGCTAGCTTCTCTATTATAACCACCCTGATTATGATCGTCATTGAGAAGCGGAAAGATATCGCCATTATGAAGACCCTTGGGGCCTCAACTAAAAGCATCAGTCGGATCTTCCGAATCCAGGGCGCTGTAATTGGTGGATTGGGTACGATTATCGGGCTTGTGCTCGGATTTGCCGGATGTATCGCGCTACGTGAGTTCGGG includes:
- a CDS encoding FtsX-like permease family protein, which encodes MTSWSFSRKIALRYLWSSRSEAFISIITIISVLGVAIGVMVLNIVMAVMTGFESELREKIVGTDSHIVISSRVSDRIDNWRDVARTVGEVEGVSSVSPFTYQQVLIRSESRASGLLVRGIEQGSASAQQISTYLAPNQSLKTLFNPPAVTVLMSSGEESEAQIPGILIGRSLAQSLGVFAGTPISILSPQVNSTPFGLVPTFRRFVVVGTYSSGLVEYENGVAYISLEEAQRFFDLKGGVTGLEVRVTDVNKAPLIAKVVLDKLGGAGVNYVVRDWTATNKPLWDAIQLEKRVYFIVLLLIIVMASFSIITTLIMIVIEKRKDIAIMKTLGASTKSISRIFRIQGAVIGGLGTIIGLVLGFAGCIALREFGFPIDERIFQMSKLPVVIEPSNFAMVGIAAFLICLFATVYPARRAARLEPSEVLRYD